The Salvia splendens isolate huo1 chromosome 20, SspV2, whole genome shotgun sequence nucleotide sequence TTTGAGATGTATGATACCATCACATGCTAGGGTTCCCTCAAGATCACCGATAATTCGAGAAATTCGAACTTCAAGGCCCCTCTGAACTTCTCTGAAGAGTGTTCTGATACTATCTGCAAATCTCTTCATGTCGAAGCTCTCAGGTTGATCGATCTTTTCTGCAAAATCAACAAATCCAGAGGCAATCTTGGTTTGAACCTCCATCAGTTTTTGTCCTGTGGCAACTGTATATCTCTGTAATTGAAAGGTTTCTTCAAGAAAGTGCTCAAGCCTTTTGGTTTCATCGTCTGTTCTTGCAACAGCAGAGCCCCGGCAGCTCAGATTCAGGTTTTTCTCATCCTGCACATTTCAGAATAATCTAGATTTGGGTTATTCATGAGTAAAATGAGGTAGATGTGTTATAATAAGGTTGATTCATACCATTCTTTGACAGAGTTCATCGATTTTCCCCTGAAGTGACTGGTATCGATCAGCCTGCTTATTTAGGAGTGATGTGAAGGCATATAATGCCTTCACTGCAACATCTGTGTTGTTGTTTTTGCTGTCTTCTTGCTTCCCCATCAACCTCTCAAGCATTAGAAATTGCTGCTTGAGTCTCTTGATCTTGTACGAGACTCCAAGAGCATGGATATCCAACTTCAACGTAGAGTTACTTTTTTTACTTGTTCCTTCGCCTGCTGATGTCGTTGTTTCGACATTCGCTGTGTCATCTGAACCAAGACTTCCCTGTCTGACATGATTAGGTTCTAGGTATGCAGCTTTGCCATCTTGGATCTCCTTATGCGGGTATTTAAGCGTCAGAACTATATCCTTGAGCTGCTCATCAGCCGGAATTTCATGCACCTTTTCATTCTCGGCTGCTGGAGGAATTTCTTCCGTAGTAACCTTCATCTCTTGCCTTCGCTTCCCTGGTTTCCTTTTGATGACCTTGACGCTCGACCATACCGTGTTATGTTCCACAGCTGCGTCGGGTGGAGAGGATTCGAAGTTCAGCTTTTGGAGATTTGGAGGATTGAATTGCATCAATAGCTGCTTTTTTAATGAATGTAATTCTGTCTCGCGGTCCAGCAGTAGAGCTTCGAGCCTCATGTTCTCCTTCCTCAGCTGTATAATCTCATGATCCGTCCCTTCGATGTGTGACTGCAACCTCTTGAACTCTATTTCCATGCTCAACAAACGCCAACGCAAAGCTTCCAACTTTTCGTCCTTGAGCCTTAATTCATCCACAAAAGCATCTATTTCAAGGTTATGCCTTTGCTGAAGTGCAATCACTGCCTCCGAGTTCGCCCAGTTCTCCAAGCGGTCGAAATCAACCTTGGACTCTAAAGTTTCAAAatgaattacaaaaaaaaagaactagTTACAAATTAAATAGGCACAAAGAGGAGTTAATAACAAAATTGATGTATAAGTGTGTTGGGAAAGCAAGTTTAATGCTTAGAGATCTTACGTGGTTCATCAGTCCGTGCAGTAAAATACGGGCCGTTTATTAGATTAGCTTCTGGTTGCTCAAACTTGCGATGATCATCCTCTGCTATTCTGCGGTTTCCAGCATCCAGTGACACTGTAGCCTTAAATTGCCCGCCTTTTCCGCCTGAGAATATATCTGACTTTACAGTTACATGCTTGGACAACATGTTCCTTACTGATTGCCTATCGTGTTTAGAGTCAGAAACTGTCTTCCATCGTGCTGTTTCTAGCTCAGATTGCTGTCTCTTCGTCTTGGATGATTTTACTTCCTTTAAGAGCTCAGCTGTATCTAGTTTCGATTTTCTCAGCATAGTCGACAAAATCTGGTCTTTCTGGTCCAATTCTTGACGCATTTTAACAATTTCCCTTGACAGTTTCTGTGCCATCAAGACGGCCTGCTCTTTCTGATCCAAAACTGAATCAAGCTCTTGCTTTGCTACCTCGACCTGCCTAACAGCCCGACTCATCTCTGCTTCAAGCTGTCTCTGACTGGATACGAGCTCAATGAATGCTGTCTTATGCTTCAAGATTTCAGTGGCATGGCGTTGAGCTTCACGCTGTGCGTTCTCTCTCATCTCTTCCACAAGATTCTCAGCCTTCTTCACTTTTCCTTCAATTTCCACTCTCTTGAGCTCCACTTCCTCGACGGATTTGTCTTTCAAATGCATAATAGCTTCATTttccttcaattttttattcaattcaGCAATTGATCTTTCACTCTTCATCTTCACAACTCTCAAATCATTCATAAGGCCGCCGATTTGCTGCCTGAGCTTCTTTCTCTCATCGGACCAGCTCTGCTCCCGAGTGGCAACTATTCTCACAACTTTCTCGTTGGCTCTTGCATCCTcgcttcttctcttcttcaattcttcaaCCTGTTTCTCTGCATCCGCGAGCTTCTGAAGAAGGTCGGATTTTATACTCTCCGCCTCATCCCTTTGAACCCTCCACACGAGTAATCCTAAGAGATGACTACTCCCTTCAAGCATTCTAGTTCTAACTAGTGACCACTTATCATCACACAGTTCAGGCTGTGGCAGCAGCCTCAGAGCAAAAAATGCACAAGAAACACCAAACAACATCGGATACAACGTATCGATCCTGTCCTTGGATACGACGGCGATGGAACCTGACATTCCCTTCTCATCCATCATCAGACCATCACCCAACAATTATAAGACCAGCCCAAATCTGGACAATTAAGTATTGCAATCAGCATACCAGAATTACCAAAATCAgctaaaattcaaaaatcacaGGCCAAATATATAGCAATACCTAAATCTCAATCACACTCCCACAGAAAATCATCACTAGAAACAATAAACAGAAAGCAGAAAATGAAACTAaaacacaaaatttgaaaagCTAAGAGTAAATCATCATCAGCTAGAAATTACTTACAAGAATTGAGGCCAATTGCTCATCAAACACTCTTCTCTGCCATCTCTCAGCTAAGCAAGAACCCTCAATTCCCCTTTTCAACTAAACCAAGCAGCAGAAACAGAAAAGTGAAGAATTTAATCCTTGATGAACCCTCAAAAATCATGGCTTTCTCCACGTGTGAGCTCTGAAGTTCTGTTAAAAAGTGTCTAACAAACTGAAATATAAGTGGGAAAAAAACACCCTGATTATTCACCTACGCCTACTATAATATCTCTCTTTTCTAATTTCCAGAGTTGGCCCATGAAAACCAACTTTTTAGGAACACCTTTTTCGCTTCACATTTTCCTTAATCTTGGTTCAGTTGATGTTTCTGAATGTGCGAAGCAAGATGGGCCAGATTCTTGGCAGCTTTGTCAACACGGACACTCGAAAAAACAGAGGTACAAAGCAGTCCTAAATCTCTCTGGTATTTTATCAAACAGTTTATGTGTATTGTGATCTTTCCAGGTTGGCCTGGTtgtcaatctctctctctccacagCCCCACAACATGGAAATACATACACATACAAATACATATACCAATAcaaatatgaaaatgaatctGTGATCCCAAAGAATATTTTCTCATCATTGCTATGATTGTTCTCTACTTCGAGCTTGGATCAAAATTGAACATTCCAACTAGATTAGTTTACTTCCTAATAGTACACTATTTTCTATAGATGTAAATTTGATCGAGATTGACCACCAACATCAGTATGAAGATCATGGACCACTCCACTTTGCTAAAATAACCTTAACTTTCCTCtattaattattgtattttgtattattCAATTCACCTtatatgtttgtttgttttcggtagattgaaaaaaagaaaaaaaaattatgaagttttGGCCAAATTTGATTTCTCTGCAATTTTGAAAAATAGTCAGAATTACTATCAAGCGTAAATTTGTTTTCATGATGATTTTTTTGAtgaaattgtatttgatttGAAAATCTAAGAATCAATATGTATATTGTGCACATGTGACTATAATTTTTTGCGATGAAATAATTGATAACAAATTCTAAAACTTCATGATTTTcctcattaatttttaaaattatgaaataaattagaatttgatcaaactttaggatttttttttctatttagccttgttttttttatagtacATGCGTTCCCTATGTTTTCATTATTCACTATTTGTTTGTTACATtacttttattttcaattaCAAGCATTTCTATTTATAATTCCTACATACTCAAATAAAGTGATTTAACTCAAGGGCGGACCCAAGTATAGTGGGGAGGGGTTTAAGCtctcaaaaaataattattttactttttttctattaattatttttaaaatttattcaaatttagtGTAAATTATAATGCAAAAGCCCTTACAAATTATTTGCATTACTCAAATATatatactttaaaataaaatttagaaatttcagCCCCTATCAATAAATATTCTACATATACATCTGCCATTAATTTAACTCTTGACGTATTAGTTTAAAGGGTATATATTCATTAAATTATTAGTCTACCGTCACAAATACGaatctaaattttttttatttaaggtGTGAATCTTGGCATCACTTCAAAACAACCGACGTCACCATGTGGATAGGTGCCAAAATAGTCatctaaggccatccgcaacgcgtcacgcgggtggcccgtatcaCATCACTCAGGGACgggacggcggcgtgacgcgttgtcgcgccccgt carries:
- the LOC121782596 gene encoding uveal autoantigen with coiled-coil domains and ankyrin repeats-like isoform X2, whose amino-acid sequence is MMDEKGMSGSIAVVSKDRIDTLYPMLFGVSCAFFALRLLPQPELCDDKWSLVRTRMLEGSSHLLGLLVWRVQRDEAESIKSDLLQKLADAEKQVEELKKRRSEDARANEKVVRIVATREQSWSDERKKLRQQIGGLMNDLRVVKMKSERSIAELNKKLKENEAIMHLKDKSVEEVELKRVEIEGKVKKAENLVEEMRENAQREAQRHATEILKHKTAFIELVSSQRQLEAEMSRAVRQVEVAKQELDSVLDQKEQAVLMAQKLSREIVKMRQELDQKDQILSTMLRKSKLDTAELLKEVKSSKTKRQQSELETARWKTVSDSKHDRQSVRNMLSKHVTVKSDIFSGGKGGQFKATVSLDAGNRRIAEDDHRKFEQPEANLINGPYFTARTDEPQSKVDFDRLENWANSEAVIALQQRHNLEIDAFVDELRLKDEKLEALRWRLLSMEIEFKRLQSHIEGTDHEIIQLRKENMRLEALLLDRETELHSLKKQLLMQFNPPNLQKLNFESSPPDAAVEHNTVWSSVKVIKRKPGKRRQEMKVTTEEIPPAAENEKVHEIPADEQLKDIVLTLKYPHKEIQDGKAAYLEPNHVRQGSLGSDDTANVETTTSAGEGTSKKSNSTLKLDIHALGVSYKIKRLKQQFLMLERLMGKQEDSKNNNTDVAVKALYAFTSLLNKQADRYQSLQGKIDELCQRMIILKCAG
- the LOC121782596 gene encoding uveal autoantigen with coiled-coil domains and ankyrin repeats-like isoform X1; this translates as MMDEKGMSGSIAVVSKDRIDTLYPMLFGVSCAFFALRLLPQPELCDDKWSLVRTRMLEGSSHLLGLLVWRVQRDEAESIKSDLLQKLADAEKQVEELKKRRSEDARANEKVVRIVATREQSWSDERKKLRQQIGGLMNDLRVVKMKSERSIAELNKKLKENEAIMHLKDKSVEEVELKRVEIEGKVKKAENLVEEMRENAQREAQRHATEILKHKTAFIELVSSQRQLEAEMSRAVRQVEVAKQELDSVLDQKEQAVLMAQKLSREIVKMRQELDQKDQILSTMLRKSKLDTAELLKEVKSSKTKRQQSELETARWKTVSDSKHDRQSVRNMLSKHVTVKSDIFSGGKGGQFKATVSLDAGNRRIAEDDHRKFEQPEANLINGPYFTARTDEPQSKVDFDRLENWANSEAVIALQQRHNLEIDAFVDELRLKDEKLEALRWRLLSMEIEFKRLQSHIEGTDHEIIQLRKENMRLEALLLDRETELHSLKKQLLMQFNPPNLQKLNFESSPPDAAVEHNTVWSSVKVIKRKPGKRRQEMKVTTEEIPPAAENEKVHEIPADEQLKDIVLTLKYPHKEIQDGKAAYLEPNHVRQGSLGSDDTANVETTTSAGEGTSKKSNSTLKLDIHALGVSYKIKRLKQQFLMLERLMGKQEDSKNNNTDVAVKALYAFTSLLNKQADRYQSLQGKIDELCQRMDEKNLNLSCRGSAVARTDDETKRLEHFLEETFQLQRYTVATGQKLMEVQTKIASGFVDFAEKIDQPESFDMKRFADSIRTLFREVQRGLEVRISRIIGDLEGTLACDGIIHLKK